The following DNA comes from Centropristis striata isolate RG_2023a ecotype Rhode Island chromosome 3, C.striata_1.0, whole genome shotgun sequence.
TTTACGAGAATGTTTATcatctctatggagtcttgggctattttgtccattttttaatccttttcatgtgttttcgtGTCATTGTAAGTCatgttgcgtcttttttggtaatttatgtcttttttgggtaatgtgtctgttgttgtgtcttttttagttattttgtgtcttctttttgtcattttgtgtctttttttgtcatttgtgtcttttttgtgtctttttttttgtaatgttgtgtctgttgttgtgtcttttttagttattttgtgtcttttttggtcattagtatcttttttgtgtctttttgtgtcttttttggtcattttgtttctgttgttgtgtctttttttagttattttgtgtcttttttggtcatttgtgtctttttttggtctgttttgtttttatgtctggatgtgatgaagaagccatgctttggcgtttttggagactccagagggttaaagcaatATAATAGAGCAAAATTACgtcaatatataatattataagtTTACTAAATATTGACTGTTTTGTTCAGTTAATTGTCGTCTTTGTTACGTTGTATCACAGCTGCCTGACAAATTGCAAATTTATTtgacctcagattttttttaaagggtaaaataaaataaatgatgctCATAATAATATGAATCATAGTAACTAAGACATTTATAGAATAtttatagaaaatataatatatcacTCTGAAAAACTTTGAAGATCATCCTTTTTTATTAGCCTAAAAGAAGTCATTACCCACGATGTGCCTTGCTTAATATCgtttaattgaatgtttttttaaataatttcacctcagctttttttaatcttcatattttatgaaatatacTTACACTTCTTACTGGTAGGCTACGTTTATTTAATATTAGGTATGTTAAAGTTGATGATTGCACTGTCAATAATGTTGTTAATGTCCCATTCTTGATTtgttatattaatgtttttcattacaacttaccaaaacaaaaaaataaaataagggagaaaaaaagtcttgaCCTCCAGTCCTACTTTAATGAACTGTTTCCAGTCAGCACACATAAAtatgatgtttcttttttggttctttTATAAGCTGAAAAACAGGAAAGACGTGCAAGTTTTGACTTGCAGGCCCTCCACATGCAACAAAGACTTGTGATTGTACTTTGGTTAAAGATTCAAAACCGGCTCGTCTTCGTTTCtgacacattttactttttaacgTTGAAGGTGAAACAGCCCGGGTTCCGGTTTTTCATGGCTGTCACGGGTTAGCTTGACGGTTCTTGGCTGCCGCCCTGAGATGAGGACTGGAATTGAGGAAGTAAGGCGagtccctcctctcctctctcactcGCTGAAGGGATGGGTGCCATGCATGTATGGCATCCATCCCTGCTGTTCCTCCTGTCCCTGTTAACAGTCTCTTATCAGACACTCTAACACTAAAGTTAATACCTTATTATAAACTTTTCCCCCAGCTTTCGCTCAGTAATCCGACTGCCTGATATGTTATCTCTAAAGTTATCAAAAGTGTATAAAGCTGACGGGAATGATGGGTTTGTGATTGATGTGGCGgcgcccccaagtggccaatgGATGCATTAAAACTACAAACTGTAATGGGATATTATGTAACATCTTGACCTATACAAATATAGGGTATTTTATTTCAGCAAGCACTCAGATATACATTCCACCCCACTGAGATGCATTAAGAATATCGAAAGTTGTTTATTTGCAAACTTTAAAATTGAGCTGAAAGTGGCTGAAATATGACAGTCACAATGGTATATTATTTAAGTAAGGGAGGCATCCCTCCATCAGTGTTGTTAAGCAGGGATGAGGCAGCTGCAGTGCTGTCTGTCGTCTAATTATAGATGGACGTTTGGCCCTTTGGAGCGTGTTATTATTAGAAATCTCACAGGCCGGTTGACTCAATAACTATGCAAGGGATTTCAGCAGGGGAATCCAAATGATGTGACTTCATGGTCTAAAACATAACTGAGTGAGTAACTGTTCTggtagaataataaaaaacaaaaaaaacaaattaaatattaacacaTTTGTGGGATCAAAGAGCACACTGtttgagttttgagttttttcagCTAGATTACTGGCAAAGCGGGGAATGTATAATATCACTTCAAGGCCAGAGGAAATAGGCTACCCGCTGTCTTTCATGCTGCCTTTAGCTGAAACTCTTATCCATGGTGACTTACAGGGACTGAGCATTGATGGGATACACAGGCATATGGTGATGAACAGATGGCTGTTAATGGACACACATTTGCTGCATTTTAACAGAATCTAAAATGAGATTACAGCTTCAGAAATGTGTCTGGATGCATCAAAAGAATGCAAAACTAGTTAATTAAGTGGGTATAAAAGCACTGTGATTGTTTAATTATACAGGCATTTATAATCATACTGAATTATTGTATTAAAAATCCATACTGAACAGCACAGCCATCACTTGTGACTGAGGCAGGATGTGTGCAGTAAAGAAAGGCTGAAGTAGACGCTGTAGAAAATGGTAAAGGTGAAGAGTTTAGAGTGGCAGCCTGGTTGAGCTCAGGTCAGGTTACAGcatggctgctgctgcagagtgtGTACGAGTGGATCCTGCAGGAGGATAccagtaaaaagaaaacatcacaCTTAAACACAGGCACAAAGTCGACAAGTTCAATAATTTATTCCAAAATAAATCATCAAGTAGAGAAGctcagaagaaaaacaacacgaCGGGGAGTGGTTACTGTGGtgtgttcagtgttttgtttaacTTTGGAAAACATGTCAGTGAAAAGGCACTTTTAACCAAGAAATTATGTAACATTTCGTAACAGTCAGGTGGGGTGTATTGTGTAAGGCATAATTCACTTTCTTAAAACTTTTAAGACTTGGCAGATTTAATGCAACAATCTGTGACATGTAAGGTTCTTAATTGGCTATTagtaattgtttttaaatcattctTTACATAAGGCACTTTGAATGTTGCtaaaatgtgctatacaaataaacttgccctGCCTTTCTActcagttaaaataaaaaaaagttgatgctTCTGTCAGTAAGCAGGTCAACACAGCAGCTCAGGTAAAGAAGGCTTCATTTTTTCGTCTTTTCTGTTTGAGAGTCAAACATGAAAGTTGTCAGGATTTGGCACAGTCTTCACCGAACCTTCCCCCCTCCTTACAATCACCTGGGTAATACAGTAGTTCTAGTGTAAAAgtccttttttaataacttcCACTCATTCATCAGTCTGTAATCTTTCACATGTGCTCTGGGTGGTTCTGCAAACACTTGATGAAGTCTGTGACTGGGTGGCTGTTGAAGCAGATCTGGTGAACAGCGGTGAAAAGAGGAAACCTGGAGAGGAAAAGAATACTTTAAGAATGATGGAAATTGTTGGAGGAACAGCTTGACATTTCAGGGAAATAGCCTTATCCACTTTCGCTGccgagagttagatgagaaggttggtaccactctcatgtctgtcggctaaaatatataaagatagAGACTTCTAACTAGGTAGAACAGCTAGTCTGGCTCTGTCCAGATTAGTGGCTGGCTGATTGGGTTTTTCAAAGGCCGAGATCCATATTTAGAGAGCAGTGTGTCTGATATATGATCTACAATGCTGATATCATGTTGGTGGTGCTTTTTTGCATCTGATTAAATAcaacaatttaattaaaatacacaGTCAcggtattattattttttttacctctttccatgaaatgattgtaataatgtgatttattcttgacagatacaGTGTATATCTTCACAAATCAAACCATAATTAACAGAGGatagtgtctgaaaacaaaactttatgcGCAACCATTTAATaaccaacaagacacaaaagttAAATTAACATGTATTCACTCTGTTTGCTTGAATAGATCAGTACTGTTTTGGCAGTGcgcttaatttaaaaacatatcaacTAAATAATTTCCTTTAgaaactatataaaaaaaaaatacaataataaggTTTAGTTCACTTATCATGAGAGAGCAGCATATCCTTGTTTctgagagagaataaaaaaatgtaaactattCTGATGTTGTCATAaaatactataataaatatatgaataaaaaaatactcagCCTCCTGATTGCAGACATTTACTGATGCCAGTTATCTCAAGATGGCATTAATTGACACAAATAAATGGTCTGCTAATTAGTCGGTCTACCACCAGTCCCGTGGTAACAAACTCCACCAAGCAGCACCTCTAAAACTCacttattaacattttatactTCATTGTTCAATCTGTACATAAAGAACGAGAAACCTCCCATAAACCCACAACCTGTTGCTTTTACACTTGTTGTATGAGTAAGAGAAGCTAAAGAAGCAAGATAGAACATCTTACTTATAAAACCAACATGTATCAGTGATTGCAGGAGAATCAAAAGTCCAAACAAAGCaacttgtataaaaaaaaacatgagacaAACTTACTTTTCCaccatgtttttctgtttcaagATTTCGTGGACCTCAGATGCGGTCGCTGGACCTTGAAGCTTCTGGCCGTTCAGCAGCTCGTTCTCTAACTGCTCGATGGTCTGAAACAGAGAATCATTTTGAGCTACATCATCATGGTTTTCATAAGAAGGGAGtaacagagagaaacacagagggAGAAGATGAAGTCTGTTCCTCGTACTTTGCCGGTTTTGGCGAAAGCCTCTCCGATCTTGCGGTTGCGTCCACCGTAGCAGGTCGTGATAAGGTCAGCGATGCCGCAGCTCTCCAGGAAGGTGGCGGGGGACACGGCGCAGTTTGTGCAGAAGACCCTGGCGAAGGCGATCATCTCCATCAGGCCGAGACGAATCACTGCTGCCTTGGTGTTGTCGCCGAATCCCAGGCCATCACAGAAACCTGCTCCCACTGCAACAATGTTCTGCAGCAGCAAAAAAGACCACACCTGCTGTGactgtgctgcactttttaAATGCTGGGGCAAGTGGTTTTGAATATGAGGAATCTCACTGTTTAGATGAGAAAGCAGTGCCATCACATAGATCAttttgaaattatatatatatatttatatatatatatatatatatatatatatatatacacacatatatatatatatacatatatacacatatatacatatatatatatatatatatatatatatatatatatatatatatatatgaatgctttatttcggttacaaaaaaaacaaagacaacaaaataaaatcatgtttttacaaaagaatccatcagacagcaaccgaaaaaggaaaaGGCCCCAATaagccccaaggcttatttttgcctctcctgtactaTCCACATGTATACACTATATACATTccattaactgaataattcacattgttacaaaacacatgataccttaaactgaaaaatcaaattatatcaaatttcattgtaacctttgataattttagacatatatcattttcatataTGTTATACAAGTTTGTCTCTTTATTGCTTTTGATGCacatatactgtactgtactgttaaATACTATTTCCATATCAAGAACATTTTTGGGCAAATACGAGTAGATTTGTCTTTAAAGAAAGATGTCTGAATAATTACAAATGTCTGGGGAAGTGGTAAACACGAAGAAAAACATCAATAGATGTCTATGAATATTAAACTACAAAAATGATGTCTTGTAAATTGAGttcttttctttccattttacaATTACCACTTGGATGTATTTGTAAGAGCCTAGCTTAGACGTGACATTGAAATTCCTGCTCGTGCTCAGATGGTGCTGAATACAAAGGAGTAAAGTTGTTTTGAAGGAGAAGAAAAGCCGACCTTGAGCGCTCCGCAGATCTCCACAACATCAGACTCCTCCACCACAGCCACGCGGAAGTTAGTGGTCTGCATCAGCTGCTTCAGCACGGGCCCGTGAGCCTTGTCTTTGCACCCTGTGtccaaaaatagaaaatattctATCATCAACAGTTTACATAGTGGAGCACTTATACGATATAGTGCAGCACTTAAAACAATGTATGCATCCTTTAAACTACACAAATAACAGTCTTGGCCTGTCaaaacctttcaaaataaagttaaatttcAGATATTCTGTGTTAAACACAAATGATTTTAATTCCAAATACACTAAAATGGCTCAAAATTATGAGTGTAAATGTTTTTATAGGGATTTACaacaaaacatatattaaaCAGAAGAACAGAGTACTGCATCACTAATCTTtcactttaaataaatgaaaaaaagccaatatacaagatttttatgttttctataTGATTTGGGAAGACAAAATCTGGGGTTTGACAGTACACTGGTTTCATGGTAAttctgaataataaaaaaatacactgcaTTAATTCTATATGATAAATTACAGAGTCATGTCCTCCTTAAAGGGATAGCTTggatttaattgttttaattggGGTAGTGTGAGTTATTTAGACTTAATTAGTGTTTTACCTACAGAAGatgcaatggaaaaaaataattatttgtctATATTTCAACACATGGTTGTAACATGTAGGTATTGCATTCTGATTCAAATAATTACTGAGCTGTACTTGCATAGTAAGCAATTTCTAAACGCCAAATGTAATTTTGTCCTCTTAATTGAAGACATAATGTCCATCTCTCCTGCATACCGATGGTTGTTTCACAGAACTTCTCCTCAGCGACCTCGTTGGCGATGTTTGCTCCCATGAGGACGGTGGTGGTGATACCCAGCTTCCCTCTGATGACCTCTGAGATCAGCTTCAGACCCTCTGGACCTGCATCGACACCCTGCAGCAGACAGATAACCACAAAGTCACGATCCCTGTGCATCATCAGAGCACTCCATTTCCATTATGGTgctgtttgaataaaaaatgttctgatAAAATGTTACCTTGATGAGAGACATTCCTACAGCATCCTTCTTGATGTGGTCTTTAATGGTGTCACACACTCTCATAATGAACTGGTGAGGGACCACGAAGATCAGGATGTCTGCTCCCTTCACAGACTCGGCCAAGTCTGGAACGGCCAACTGtcgaggagagaggaaaaaaaatggtgaaaccTCGATCATATGGCAACAGCAAATGGAGTGGTGATTTTATCACATTAGAGTGATCACAGTGTTTTTTATTCTCACCACATTGGGGGGCAGCTTGTGACCGGGCAGATATTTCACATTCTCATGGTCTGTGTTGATGATTTCTGTGAGTTTTCGGCCGTTCACCGTCTCTTCGAACACCCACATGTTAACTGTGGTGTCAAACGTGTCATACTTGGCTGCGTTGGCGCCCACAATCTTGGCAATGGCAGAGCCCCTgtggagacagagacacacagtgaGCATCCTGGTGTGCAGACAGCGGCTGGTTGAGCTGATTGTTTCCCTGAAAAAGGTTAaattgtctctctgtctgtgatatGTAAATTATACTTGGATTCCAATGATTTTCATTCTCAGCCTATTTCAGTACTAGTGTGCTGCAGATATtagaatatatagaatataaaatataatgtatctAATCTTGAGTTTGTTTCCTCTGCCTCTCTAGAAAAGAAAATGCTCTTTCCCTGAAAATGAATGAGATGTAGGAAACACAAATTATACCCTTTTATATGTCTGAAAGTTGATTTTAGATGTTCCATGGCTAATTTCTTACGGTCAGTTGCTGATTTAAAGACAGTAGTGCATCTCTTAGTTCCCCTAATAGAATGAGCTGTGACACTTGACCTTTGCAGTGAAGACACTAAGTGTCAAATGACTTGAATGACTTGTTTTGCAAATGCTTTTCCAGACAAGAATAACACTACAGGTGAGAAAAAAGAATACCAGAAGACCATTATTCTGGTGGGAAGTCTAATTTAAAGATAGACTACTGAATTTCTTCTATATTTAGTATCAGTAAATTGGCATTAATAGGCACATATCAATGACACTTTCGTTAATCTCAGTAAAGTACACAACAGATTTAAGGTACTACTTGAGTATTTTGATATTATGTCATATTATATAACAACTCCATGTTGCAGGTTAAGTTTGTACATACAAATCATATTGACAGTTTATAAAATCCAATTGATTGTTAAAGTAAAACTACTCAAAGTATATAAGTTAAAATGCAGctcaaatgcatcaataataatttatttaatacaaCTCATTTTATTAAGCTTTACATACTTTTACAGGTGATGCTTTTTTTGCATGttgctaaaaataataatatctaACCTACTTTTTCATTGGTACAATTCTGAATGCAGGTCTTTCACTTTCACATGTTGTCATTGCAATAGTAGTATTCAGTTTGTATTTAAGTggctgaatacttcctccactgAGTGATTTAGATGTCTTGTAGGCTcattgcagtggtggaaaaagtactcAAATCCttcatttaagtaaaagtagaaatatcATAGTCTTAGAATCCTCAATTAAAGGTtacaaaaagttttaaaaagtacttattatgcaaAATGGTTCTTTTAAAagtattatattacattttctgttcTTATCACTTATGCATAAATGCAAaagcaaattaatttattttctttcaatgtGGAGCCAATTTTAGATTGTATACTGCTCACTAGACTGCATCATATCATATAACAtatcatgtgttttcttaaggtAAAAAGTAACTACAAGCGTCAGataactgtagtggagtaaagaagtacaacatttgcctctgaaatgtagtggagtagaagtataaagttgcataaaatacCTCAGAATTGTACCTCAGTACAGAACTTAACTGCATTCCTGCACTGACTGCTGTAAATGTCATGCAGGCTGATGGATATCAACACCACATAAAGGCTGTGTCAGCACAAACATTGCTGGATAATAAAGAGCAGAAGCTGCTTctttaataacacattttaaggtGTTGAAGCATCTAAAGGTCATCAGTCAGTTAGCAGACCTCCAGTCTGCAAAGCTAAATCCACTCTGcagtttattaactttatgaattatttatcTGCTGTTGTCTAAAGTGTAAAGTTGACTTCTTTTTTCAAGAGTTTGCCAACTTTTATTCACACAAAGCCTTCCAGTGTGTGAAATCTAATCACACAAATACCGACATGGTGACTAAAATAAAGTTACTATAGTGGAGcacttaatttttttcttttgatttattttaaactgcATTAAAGTTAATTCAAACACCTTGAAACTCTTCACTCACCAGTTACCAGAGCCGATCACACAGATTTTCTTCGGCGCTGCCATGATGTGTTTGACCTTCCAGACGGAGCTGCTGCCGGTGCGAAGACAGACCAAAGCCGGGACAAAGTGTATTTATACCGGACACACGGCCGAGGCTCAGGCCCTCCCTCTGCTGCTGGTTGGTCTGCTCTGTCGCCTCTCAGGGACaaactctctctctttatctcatgcacacacaagcaACAGCACACTACTACAACTAGTACTAGTATTAAATACTGGAGTTTCTCTGCCTTTAACAAATGTAGTCACTGAAGAAGTAATATGACGACCGTAGTATGCTATTAGTAGGATCACAGTTTTATCATATACAATACATGGAGATATCGTTCCATTAAATATATTGCAAACTAAAGCTGAATGTATAAGCAGTTAATAAACttctaacattttttaaattgtttttgggTTGTTGGCAgctgaaaaaaagtgatttgCACTCAGATGGATTCAAGGGCGACTAAGCAgcaaaatattcaatatttcaCCAAAAAACTGATTAACAGAAAAGTCTatgaaattcatttttttttta
Coding sequences within:
- the LOC131968495 gene encoding glycerol-3-phosphate dehydrogenase [NAD(+)], cytoplasmic-like, yielding MAAPKKICVIGSGNWGSAIAKIVGANAAKYDTFDTTVNMWVFEETVNGRKLTEIINTDHENVKYLPGHKLPPNVLAVPDLAESVKGADILIFVVPHQFIMRVCDTIKDHIKKDAVGMSLIKGVDAGPEGLKLISEVIRGKLGITTTVLMGANIANEVAEEKFCETTIGCKDKAHGPVLKQLMQTTNFRVAVVEESDVVEICGALKNIVAVGAGFCDGLGFGDNTKAAVIRLGLMEMIAFARVFCTNCAVSPATFLESCGIADLITTCYGGRNRKIGEAFAKTGKTIEQLENELLNGQKLQGPATASEVHEILKQKNMVEKFPLFTAVHQICFNSHPVTDFIKCLQNHPEHM